Proteins encoded in a region of the Paenibacillus sp. W2I17 genome:
- a CDS encoding NtaA/DmoA family FMN-dependent monooxygenase (This protein belongs to a clade of FMN-dependent monooxygenases, within a broader family of flavin-dependent oxidoreductases, the luciferase-like monooxygenase (LMM) family, some of whose members use coenzyme F420 rather than FMN.) → MKKRSDMQLALQMVSGYGAEFSAWRMPGTDPAAYTNMDSYVERAKLAEQGKFQMIFIADTPALSNNLGPQTPMFPMDPMLALMAVARETQHIGLVATLSTTFNYPYNIARQFKALDVISHGRVGWNAVTTSDPLAAANFGARVENRQERYDKAHESIQIVQALWGSWEPDAWTLDVEGGEFADMDKIQPINLQGQYYASRGPLPIPPSEQGQPVIFQAGGGSEGLELAGKYASGVYANPYDITSAREHRQAIRQSAVRFGRNPDDIKMFAGFMFSLASTEEEALDRRKQLMSFNPQEIPSRVSYLGSMVGLPLSVNSVDIDQPLAADLLKNAYANPMDPRSPRALKLLKEGLSVRDVLAHGVINYHPVVAGTPTQVADFLEEWFLAEACDGFSVVPDVLLMALQIL, encoded by the coding sequence ATGAAAAAAAGAAGTGATATGCAACTGGCTTTACAGATGGTTTCGGGTTATGGAGCCGAATTTAGCGCATGGAGAATGCCTGGCACGGATCCTGCAGCTTACACCAATATGGATAGTTATGTAGAACGGGCTAAATTAGCTGAACAAGGAAAATTTCAAATGATTTTCATCGCTGACACTCCAGCATTATCCAATAATTTAGGCCCACAGACGCCTATGTTCCCTATGGACCCCATGTTGGCACTGATGGCAGTAGCAAGAGAGACACAACACATCGGGCTTGTGGCTACCCTCTCTACAACATTTAACTATCCCTACAACATTGCACGTCAGTTCAAAGCACTGGATGTTATCAGTCATGGACGTGTGGGATGGAATGCGGTTACCACATCCGACCCCCTAGCGGCGGCTAATTTCGGTGCCCGGGTTGAAAATCGCCAAGAGCGCTATGACAAGGCACATGAAAGCATACAAATTGTTCAGGCCTTGTGGGGGAGTTGGGAACCAGACGCTTGGACGTTAGATGTAGAAGGAGGGGAATTTGCTGATATGGACAAAATACAGCCTATAAACCTTCAGGGTCAATATTATGCATCTCGTGGTCCTTTGCCCATTCCGCCCTCTGAGCAAGGGCAGCCAGTGATTTTCCAGGCAGGGGGAGGAAGTGAAGGATTAGAATTAGCTGGGAAATATGCTTCGGGAGTGTACGCCAATCCTTATGATATTACGTCTGCCCGTGAACACAGACAAGCGATAAGGCAAAGCGCTGTACGTTTTGGTCGAAACCCCGATGATATCAAAATGTTTGCAGGTTTTATGTTTTCTCTGGCTTCAACGGAGGAAGAAGCTCTGGATCGTCGGAAACAGCTTATGAGCTTCAATCCTCAGGAAATCCCCAGCAGGGTAAGTTACCTCGGATCCATGGTTGGTTTACCATTATCGGTAAACTCCGTAGATATAGATCAACCTTTAGCGGCAGACTTGTTAAAAAATGCTTATGCCAACCCCATGGACCCACGTTCTCCGAGAGCCTTAAAGTTATTAAAAGAAGGACTCTCTGTAAGGGATGTTCTAGCTCACGGGGTCATCAACTATCATCCGGTCGTTGCAGGCACTCCGACACAGGTTGCTGACTTCTTGGAAGAATGGTTTTTGGCTGA
- a CDS encoding Gfo/Idh/MocA family protein, translated as MSKKIRTGIIGASINNGWASGTHIPAIQHLDEFELTAVGTSNMVSAKKSAEAFYADHGFDNMEELAQHPDVDMVVVSINVKEHYNAVKAVVPAGKPIYCEWPLGSNTEEALEMQEWIASAQLPNAIGLQARQAPAVQYVKDLLAEGYVGKVLSANLKIAIDGMGGVGDKSTAYLFDRKVGGNLLTIVGGHNLDAFTYMLGDFTELSATTAQQFSEVELVDIQKVIKKTTDDQIMITGKLTNGAAASVHIQGGVKHQTGLTLEIFGDNGTIVLSAPASIQFGSHQLSGAGSTDNELRELTIPDAYYSAPHSLYNDSGIVLNMAQAYRKFAKDIQEGTTLAPTFADAVKLHQLLDAVEKSAQTGERQYL; from the coding sequence ATGAGTAAAAAAATCCGTACAGGTATCATAGGGGCATCCATTAATAACGGGTGGGCGAGTGGAACACATATTCCAGCTATTCAGCATTTGGATGAGTTCGAGCTTACAGCGGTTGGGACAAGTAATATGGTGAGTGCAAAGAAAAGCGCAGAAGCTTTCTATGCAGATCACGGCTTTGATAATATGGAGGAGTTGGCTCAGCATCCTGATGTGGATATGGTCGTTGTCAGTATTAATGTCAAGGAACATTATAACGCCGTTAAAGCCGTCGTGCCTGCTGGCAAACCAATTTATTGTGAATGGCCACTGGGGTCGAATACAGAGGAAGCGCTTGAAATGCAGGAATGGATAGCGTCCGCACAACTGCCAAATGCGATTGGATTACAGGCTAGACAAGCCCCGGCCGTTCAATATGTAAAAGATTTATTGGCAGAAGGTTATGTCGGTAAAGTGTTATCTGCCAACCTGAAGATTGCTATAGATGGCATGGGGGGCGTTGGTGACAAGTCTACTGCGTACTTGTTTGACCGGAAAGTTGGAGGGAATTTGCTGACCATTGTAGGTGGACACAATCTGGATGCATTTACCTATATGCTTGGGGACTTTACAGAATTGTCTGCCACCACAGCTCAACAGTTTTCAGAAGTTGAATTGGTAGATATTCAGAAAGTCATCAAGAAAACAACGGATGATCAGATCATGATTACAGGAAAATTGACTAATGGTGCGGCAGCCAGCGTTCATATTCAAGGCGGAGTCAAACATCAGACAGGACTCACACTTGAAATTTTCGGAGACAACGGCACGATTGTTCTGAGCGCCCCTGCATCCATTCAATTCGGATCACATCAATTAAGCGGTGCAGGATCTACGGACAACGAGCTTCGTGAACTAACCATTCCCGATGCCTATTACTCGGCTCCACATTCTCTATATAACGACTCCGGAATTGTTCTGAACATGGCTCAGGCTTATCGTAAGTTCGCCAAAGATATTCAAGAAGGGACTACCTTAGCACCTACTTTCGCGGATGCGGTGAAACTACATCAGTTACTGGATGCCGTCGAGAAATCAGCCCAGACCGGTGAACGTCAATATCTATAA
- a CDS encoding helix-turn-helix domain-containing protein translates to MRVCNEGFEQEFIDGKSDMYAIAFTQNVLSGRWKYFILWYLKDETRRYTDIKKFLGDLSQGSLTKQLKELENDGVIQRDVYPEVPPRVEYSLTDKGMKLLPILEKMEDFGKEYG, encoded by the coding sequence ATGAGAGTTTGCAACGAAGGATTTGAACAAGAGTTTATAGATGGAAAAAGTGACATGTACGCCATAGCTTTTACTCAGAATGTCCTTTCTGGGCGTTGGAAATATTTTATCTTATGGTACCTAAAAGACGAAACACGGCGATATACGGATATCAAAAAATTCCTTGGAGATCTGTCTCAAGGCTCCCTTACAAAGCAGCTTAAAGAGTTGGAGAATGATGGTGTTATTCAACGTGATGTATATCCGGAAGTTCCTCCGCGAGTTGAGTATTCGTTAACAGACAAGGGAATGAAGTTACTACCGATCCTTGAAAAGATGGAGGACTTTGGCAAAGAATACGGCTAA
- a CDS encoding sensor domain-containing diguanylate cyclase — translation MDNLISQALNKAHMGIMIVDRHLKIVVWNAWLERFTGKNVEEVVGLNLLEVCPRFKSNMYLNILQNALYHGQSRFCSSALHKAFILPNEGEDEQLFRQNMHVEPLYHEDRSYALIQITDMTNTNTRVYKLKNLIKELETEYAKIKISEKISKHLSLHDPLTGLPNRLAYNDRLAWAISNAQRNHNKLAVMFVDADGFKQVNDTYGHHVGDQVLLEMAKRLSETIPSADTVARLGGDEFIILSHLKDDYEAEVIAKRLEAAFSTHFKIAGNYINLSMSIGISLFPKHGQEPSELLRHADGAMYKIKKNGKNGYGIYEPENV, via the coding sequence ATGGATAATCTTATTTCACAAGCTTTGAACAAAGCCCATATGGGAATAATGATCGTGGACAGGCATTTAAAAATTGTTGTCTGGAATGCCTGGTTGGAGCGCTTTACTGGCAAGAACGTAGAAGAGGTAGTAGGCTTAAATCTGCTTGAGGTCTGCCCACGGTTTAAGTCAAATATGTATCTAAATATTTTGCAAAATGCGCTGTATCATGGACAGAGCAGATTTTGCTCAAGCGCTTTACATAAGGCATTCATTCTTCCTAATGAAGGAGAGGATGAACAATTATTCAGACAAAATATGCATGTTGAACCGCTCTATCATGAAGATCGCAGTTATGCCCTTATTCAGATTACTGACATGACTAACACCAATACCAGGGTATATAAACTTAAAAATCTGATCAAAGAACTGGAGACGGAGTACGCCAAAATCAAAATCTCCGAGAAAATCAGCAAGCATTTGTCTTTGCATGATCCACTTACAGGTCTGCCTAATCGTCTTGCTTATAATGACCGTCTTGCCTGGGCCATCAGTAATGCCCAAAGAAACCATAACAAACTAGCCGTCATGTTTGTGGATGCTGATGGGTTTAAACAAGTGAATGATACATATGGACACCATGTTGGCGATCAAGTGTTGCTGGAGATGGCAAAGCGATTAAGCGAAACAATTCCAAGTGCGGACACTGTAGCTCGGCTTGGCGGGGACGAATTCATCATTTTAAGCCATCTGAAAGATGATTACGAAGCTGAAGTCATCGCCAAAAGATTGGAAGCTGCATTCAGTACCCATTTCAAAATTGCCGGAAACTATATCAACCTTTCGATGAGTATTGGTATCAGCCTATTTCCCAAGCATGGACAGGAGCCTTCCGAACTTCTGAGACATGCGGATGGAGCCATGTATAAGATTAAAAAGAATGGCAAGAATGGTTACGGAATTTATGAGCCTGAAAATGTTTAA
- a CDS encoding response regulator transcription factor has product MKVLIVEDSIFVQKLLTKLIVDHIPACEIQIANNGEQGYNLFKEFQPDFITTDLLMPGLNGQEMLRMIRETDSNVKIIILSADIQKTTRDEVEMLGISGFLNKPLTAEKATTMIQLIQAAYHAE; this is encoded by the coding sequence ATGAAAGTATTAATTGTGGAAGACTCCATTTTCGTACAGAAATTGCTTACAAAGCTGATTGTTGATCATATTCCAGCATGCGAGATTCAGATTGCTAATAATGGAGAGCAAGGATACAACCTATTTAAGGAATTTCAACCTGATTTTATAACCACCGACCTGCTGATGCCTGGTTTGAACGGACAAGAAATGCTTCGAATGATTCGAGAAACGGATAGCAATGTCAAAATTATTATCTTATCTGCAGATATTCAGAAGACAACTAGGGATGAAGTTGAAATGTTAGGCATTTCTGGTTTTTTGAATAAACCGTTAACTGCAGAGAAGGCAACTACCATGATTCAACTGATTCAGGCGGCCTATCATGCTGAATGA
- a CDS encoding carbohydrate ABC transporter permease: protein MGINKSRLEPIVFHTLNGILMIAIAIVTLYPFVNTLAVSFNAGNDTIRGGIYLWPRVWTDQNYRAVFAGGTIFSAFGISVARTVLGTVLSLFLTSMLAYTLSRKDYILRKPITITVVLTMYFSAGLIPTYFLMKDLHLLNNFLVYIIPGLISAFNMIVIRTYIQTLPEGLIESAKIDGAGDFRTFISIILPLCQPVLATVALFIAVGQWNSWFDTFLYASSKQNLSTLQYELMKLLSSSMNSNSSAAVANGADLGAARNMVTPVSIRAAITIVAALPILVVYPFLQKYFVHGLQLGGVKE from the coding sequence ATGGGAATCAATAAATCTCGGCTTGAACCGATTGTCTTCCATACGTTAAATGGTATACTGATGATCGCAATCGCGATTGTTACCCTGTATCCGTTTGTGAATACACTCGCCGTATCATTCAATGCCGGTAATGACACCATCCGAGGTGGGATTTATCTGTGGCCTCGGGTATGGACAGATCAAAACTACAGAGCAGTATTTGCAGGAGGGACCATCTTCAGCGCCTTTGGTATATCTGTGGCGAGAACGGTTTTGGGGACAGTTCTAAGTCTATTCTTAACCTCCATGCTGGCTTACACACTAAGCCGAAAAGATTATATATTACGAAAGCCCATTACCATTACAGTTGTTCTTACGATGTATTTTAGTGCAGGTCTTATTCCAACTTACTTCCTAATGAAAGATTTACATTTGTTAAACAACTTCCTGGTGTACATTATTCCTGGGCTGATCAGTGCCTTTAATATGATTGTTATTCGAACCTATATTCAGACACTACCGGAGGGATTGATCGAATCCGCCAAAATTGATGGTGCTGGAGATTTCAGAACATTCATTTCCATTATTCTACCGCTGTGCCAACCGGTTCTCGCTACTGTTGCACTGTTCATTGCAGTCGGTCAATGGAATTCTTGGTTTGATACGTTTCTGTATGCATCTTCCAAACAAAACCTGAGCACGCTGCAATATGAGTTGATGAAACTATTATCATCTTCTATGAATTCCAACAGCAGTGCAGCCGTTGCCAATGGTGCAGATCTTGGTGCTGCGCGTAACATGGTCACACCTGTATCTATTCGGGCAGCGATTACGATTGTTGCCGCATTACCCATCTTAGTTGTATACCCATTTTTGCAGAAGTATTTCGTTCATGGCTTGCAGCTTGGAGGGGTAAAAGAGTAA